One window of Trichoderma breve strain T069 chromosome 3, whole genome shotgun sequence genomic DNA carries:
- a CDS encoding alpha/beta hydrolase fold domain-containing protein: MIEENDTLGGTFPFKPHFSTGPGFRMHYVDEGQGSPVLCLHGEPTWGYLYREVIPILSQNNRVIVPDYMGFGKSETPQHLEYTARQHTDNLEILVKELDLHDITLVVHDWGGQIGGALALRQASRIRRIVVMNTMLSMGLPEEESCWTENSKESAWFGWADRAVANGTFEATLMNSGVAIVGLMKLLQGFERANVTEDFFRAYSLPFATPEECNGVIAFPKSIVTGSFKAETGSESQISAVRAKPAMMIEGTKDKVLLAKHFVPVFKKGFPNAPIHYLDQASHFLLEDEPEKIGELILDFMKNT; this comes from the coding sequence ATGATTGAAGAGAATGACACACTTGGGGGAACTTTCCCCTTTAAACCTCATTTCTCCACGGGACCAGGGTTTCGAATGCACTACGTTGACGAGGGGCAGGGCTCGCCTGTCTTGTGTCTTCATGGTGAACCGACTTGGGGCTATTTGTATCGAGAAGTCATCCCAATTTTGTCACAAAACAACCGCGTGATTGTTCCGGATTATATGGGGTTCGGAAAAAGTGAAACTCCTCAACATCTCGAATATACAGCTCGACAACACACTGATAACCTGGAAATTCTGGTCAAAGAATTGGATCTGCACGATATCACTCTCGTTGTTCATGACTGGGGCGGACAGATTGGGGGTGCCCTGGCTCTTAGACAGGCTTCTCGCATCCGCCGGATTGTGGTGATGAATACGATGCTGTCAATGGGTTTGCCGGAAGAAGAGTCCTGCTGGACCGAAAATAGCAAAGAATCCGCTTGGTTTGGATGGGCGGACCGAGCTGTGGCAAACGGTACCTTTGAAGCTACACTTATGAACTCTGGGGTGGCTATCGTCGGCTTGATGAAGCTACTACAAGGCTTTGAGAGAGCTAACGTCACTGAGGATTTCTTCCGAGCCTACTCGCTTCCTTTCGCAACTCCAGAAGAGTGCAATGGCGTGATTGCCTTTCCTAAAAGCATTGTCACCGGCTCATTCAAGGCGGAAACCGGCTCAGAGAGTCAAATATCTGCGGTTCGCGCAAAGCCAGCAATGATGATTGAGGGAACAAAGGATAAAgtcctcctcgccaagcaCTTCGTGCCCGTGTTCAAGAAAGGCTTTCCAAATGCACCGATACATTATTTAGACCAAGCAAGTCACTTTCTGCTAGAAGATGAGCCTGAAAAAATCGGCGAGTTGATTTTGGACTTTATGAAGAACACTTAG
- a CDS encoding carbonic anhydrase domain-containing protein, with amino-acid sequence MLDIDGLITRNREYAERYHKPIPEFAKFEGVPPSIVIFTCIDFRISATKFLQIKPEGEYVFIIRNAGGRVRSGFSDLVFMETFTQGKLLKEIMIIHHTDCGCAHITDEKLKESLLEKAPGNPDMVNAMYFGAFGSNKSLEEIVLEDISFLKEYPLLRKEVRNAVRGFIFDIYSGLVTEKENGIST; translated from the exons ATGCTTGACATAGATGGCCTCATCACACGCAACAG AGAGTATGCGGAAAGATATCACAAGCCTATACCCGAATTCGCGAAGTTCGAAGGTGTTCCACCTTCAATTGTGATAT TCACATGTATTGACTTCCGCATATCTGCTACCAAGTTTTTGCAAATTAAACCGGAAGGTGAAT ATGTTTTTATAATCCGAAATGCAGGTGGACGAGTAAGATCAGGTTTCTCGGACCTAGTGTTTATGGAAACTTTTACTCAAGGAAAATTGTTGAAAGAGATAATGATTATTCACCATACAG aTTGCGGTTGTGCACATATCACGGATGAAAAGTTGAAGGAGAGTTTGCTGGAGAAGGCTCCTGGGAACCCAGATATGGTCAACGCCATGTATTTTGGAGCCTTTGGATCAAATAAATC ACTTGAAGAAATTGTTCTTGAGGACATTTCTTTCCTCAAGGAGTATCCTCTATTAAGGAAGGAGGTTAGGAATGCCGTTCGAGGTTTTATTTTCGATATTTATTCAGGATTAGTGACGGAG AAGGAAAATGGTATCAGTACATAA